The DNA segment CCGCGCGCCCTCGACGGCGAACGAGCCGCTCGCCGTGCGGGCACGGGCGGCGGGGGCGGCACCGGATGCGGCGCGCGCGGGCGTCGGCGCGACGAGCCGCACGGGCTCTCCGTCGACGAGGAACCCGGCCCCGAGCGGGAACGCGCGCACGCGACCGTAGCGGTCTTCGAGGTGCACGTTTCCCGCATCCACGAGCACGACGGCGCCGACCCAGCCGGCACTGGGGCCGCCGTCGTGCGGAAGCTCGACGACGACCCCGGGCTCGGCGGGCACCTCGGGCACGACCCGGCGACCCACCGACCGCCAGTCGCCGCGGAGCACATCGTCGCCGTAGTCACGCACCCGGCGAGACTACGGCGCGCGCACTAGGGTGGCGGCAGCACGACACGCGAGGCGAGGGGGTTGCGATGCGACGCAGCGGAGAGCTGTTCCGGTGGGGGCTCACGTCTCTGATGCTGGCGCCCGTCTCGGCGGTCGGCTGGTTCGCTGCGGGCGGACGGGACGAGGCGGTCGCCTTCCTCTGGCTGGCGCTCGCGCTCGTCGTCGCGGGCGGCGTGCTCAACGCCCTCGCGGTCGTTCGCGGTGTCAAGGGCGCGGTCTCGGGCGAGCTTATGGCCGAACTCGACGGCATGGCCGTGCCCGAGGGCGCCGGTGCGGCGACGAGTGACGACCCAGCCGCCGCGCGCCCGCGCATCATCCTCGTCGACGGCACCGTCGTCGGTGAACCGGGCAGCAGCCCTACCGCGCGCCCCGGCCCCGAGGCGCCCGGACGACGGCGGCTGATCGGCCTCGGTGCAGCGGCGGCCCTTCTGGGCCTCATCGCGCTCGGCGCCTGGTCGATGGCGGTCGAGCAGCCGCTTGCGATCGCGCAGGGGCAGCTGACCCTCGATGAGGTCTACGCGGTGTGGAGCACCGCGTCGCGACTGACGTTCCAGGTCGGCCTCACGATCTGGATCGTGCTGTCGCTCGCCATCGTGCTCGGTGTCGCGATACTCGCCCTCCTCCCGTCGGTCGCGGGCGACCGCATCCTGACACCGCGGCGGATGCTCGCCCTGGCCTGCCTCGCCGGCAGCGTGATCGTCGTGGCCGCGTGGGGGCCGTACTTCTCGGTCGGCAACTCCCTGCCCGACGAGCTGCCCTTCCCCGCCGGCGGGGTGCAGAGCCCGGCGAGCCTCGTCTTCGGGCTCACCGGCGTCGCGCTCAGCGCCGCGGCGATCGTGCTCACGGTGCCGCGCTGGAGGGCTCGGTCGCGGTAGGGCTTGACGCGCGCCTCCTTATCTGGTTAGTTACTTGACTAACTAACCAACACAGAAGGGAGGGTCGCGTGGACGACGGTCGACCGATCTTCCTCCAGATCGCCGAGCTCGTCGAACGGCAGATCATCGATGGCTCGCTCCCCGAGGGCGCGCAGGTTCCGTCGATCAACGAGTTCGCGGCGTTCCATCGCATCAACCCGGCCACGGCGCTCAAGGGCATCACCCTGCTCGTCGACGCCGGGGTGCTCTACAAGCGCCGCGGCATCGGCATGTTCGTCGCCGACGGTGCCCGCGACCGTCTGATCAGCGAGCGCCGGGCACGCTTCACCACCGAGTACGTGCAGCCGCTGCTGCGCGAGGGCGCCGCCCTCGGGCTCGGCGCCGCCGACCTCATCGATCTCATCCGGAAGGAATCCGCCTCATGACCACCATCGTCGAGGCGCGCGGCCTCACGAAGCGCTATCGCGGCATCACCGCCGTCGACGGCGTCGACTTCCAGCTCGCGCGCAACACCATCACCGGCCTGCTGGGTCGCAACGGGGCCGGCAAGACCA comes from the Microcella frigidaquae genome and includes:
- a CDS encoding GntR family transcriptional regulator — encoded protein: MDDGRPIFLQIAELVERQIIDGSLPEGAQVPSINEFAAFHRINPATALKGITLLVDAGVLYKRRGIGMFVADGARDRLISERRARFTTEYVQPLLREGAALGLGAADLIDLIRKESAS